GGCAGGTCGAGGTCGCCCTCCTCCAGCGGCCCCCAGCCGCGCTCCGGGAACTCGTAGCGGCCGGTGAACACGTCGCGCCGCGCCGGCATGCACGGCGTGCTGCCCGCGTAGGCGCGCTCGAACACGGTGCCGCGCGCCGCCAGCCGGTCCAGGTTGGGCGTTGGCACCACCCAACCCGGCTGCTCCGGCGAATCGACCTCGTTGAGCGGCCTGCCCTGGTGATACGGCCCACAATGATCGCGGCGCAGGGTGTCGCACAGGATATGGATCACGTTCATGGCCGTGCAGTATAGCCTGGTCCGAAAACGCCGGTCGGCGGGCGATGCCGGGGTATCGGCGTCATCGTCTTCGATGCCACGGAGTGACCGTACAGCCGCTCCTTCGACTCGTCCGACAGTCGGCGAATGGTGATGCTTGCCATGTGACCTCCTGAGATCGCCAACCTGATTGCATGCAATCACCCGCTCCCGCAAGCTCCGAAAGTCGGCCGTTGTGGGCCGTCGACCAGGTAAGGTCGCGAATGACTCCTTGTCCACCCGGACACCAGTCGTGCCGGTGGTGCGCGCCCTCCTGTGAACCGTGTAAGCTGCGGCGGTCATGGAACAGCAGAAGCCGGCGCCCGCAACCGGCGGCGCACAGGGGCTGCGCCTGCCGCGCATCGGGTTGGGTACCGGGCTGCACGGCGAGGTGTCGGAAACGCAGTCGGTGGCCACCGTCGAACATGCCCTGGCGTGCGGCGTGCGCTTCTTCGATACCGCGCCGCTGTACGGCAACGGGCTCGCCGAACAACGGCTGGGCATCGCCCTGCGCGGCGTCCCGCGCGACAGCTACGTGCTCAACACCAAGGTGGGTATCCTGTCCGGCGGCGTGACCGGCGGCTTCGACTACGACTTCAGCGCCGCCGGGGTGGAGCGCTGCTTCGAGCGCAGCCTGCGCCGCCTCGGCATCGAGCGCATTGACGTCCTGCACCTGCACGAGCCGGAGGGGTTCGCCGAGCAGGTACTGAGCGAAATCCTGCCGCTGGTCGCCGGCTGGCGCGAGCAGGGCCTGATCCGCGCGGTCAGCGCCGGGGTCAACCACTGGCACATGGTGGAGCCGTTCGTCGACCACCTCGATTGCGTGCTGCTGGCCGGCCGCTACACCTTGTTGGAGCAGACCGCGCTGCCGTTCCTGGACCGCCAGCGGCAGGCGCGCCGGCCGGTGATGGGAGCCGGCATCTTCAACAGCGGCATCCTGGCCACCGGCCCCGGCGACGGCGCGCGCTACAACTACGAGCCCGCGCCCCGGCCGCTGCTGGACCATGCCCGCCGGCTGCAGGAGGTGTGCGCCCGGCACGACGTGGAGCTGGCCCACGCCGCCGTGCAGTTCGTGGCCGCGCAGCCCGCCATCGCCTCCCTGATCTTCGGCGCCTGCAGCCCCGCCGAGCTGGACCAGGCGCTCGCCGGCAGC
This window of the Spirochaetaceae bacterium genome carries:
- a CDS encoding aldo/keto reductase, yielding MEQQKPAPATGGAQGLRLPRIGLGTGLHGEVSETQSVATVEHALACGVRFFDTAPLYGNGLAEQRLGIALRGVPRDSYVLNTKVGILSGGVTGGFDYDFSAAGVERCFERSLRRLGIERIDVLHLHEPEGFAEQVLSEILPLVAGWREQGLIRAVSAGVNHWHMVEPFVDHLDCVLLAGRYTLLEQTALPFLDRQRQARRPVMGAGIFNSGILATGPGDGARYNYEPAPRPLLDHARRLQEVCARHDVELAHAAVQFVAAQPAIASLIFGACSPAELDQALAGSRAVTPPALWTDLRAAGLLEPAAPVPA